A portion of the Kazachstania africana CBS 2517 chromosome 2, complete genome genome contains these proteins:
- the KAFR0B00710 gene encoding uncharacterized protein (ancestral locus Anc_7.469), giving the protein MVSVFDAFSSPYGGNKMLKGGKVLEISPPSLITHPGQASQEWAHPDQLSDKIFLCTVTKDYIQTVNQVTIKKDSLVQVISHETNGICRIKLVNEVGYGLIPLSYLKEHTTLDVNLSGSPISSRKPSGLMELTPPNTPSTVISSTFSKRSVSGDSPSLASFHDNAFDKTLPVRQCRVGSIHYNAEGRLEYHLKLINSAKYEIADYRYYQDFYKLHANILMSTLNRDDLPCLPSPSFSGSNNSDTMDDERILLFNKYFEDLLRFVMKEDSLQHIIDDWFTNNINEQKANKRQSTKIKIKALVNSDYYAIKCDDYEIDSLTKLENVLINRVSALSVITLADTLKLAAKVEGTNVVELSDNDTYQTVLSGIKKFQKLVIEVSY; this is encoded by the coding sequence atggTTTCTGTATTTGATGCATTTAGTAGCCCATATGGTGGAAACAAAATGTTGAAAGGTGGCAAGGTTCTGGAAATCTCACCTCCTTCACTTATTACTCATCCAGGACAAGCTAGTCAGGAATGGGCTCATCCGGATCAACTATCTGATAAAATATTCCTCTGTACTGTAACGAAAGATTATATACAGACGGTGAACCAAGTCACAATAAAAAAGGATAGTTTGGTTCAAGTAATATCACATGAAACAAATGGAATCTGTAGAATCAAACTAGTAAATGAAGTCGGATACGGTTTAATTCCTTTATCGTATTTGAAAGAGCATACAACCTTAGATGTTAACTTATCTGGGTCACCCATATCTTCGAGGAAACCAAGTGGATTGATGGAACTGACACCACCAAATACCCCATCTACAGTCATATCGAGTACTTTCTCCAAGAGATCAGTTTCGGGAGATTCTCCTTCCTTAGCAAGTTTCCATGACAACGCATTTGATAAAACACTTCCAGTACGACAATGTAGAGTTGGATCCATCCATTACAATGCAGAAGGCCGTTTAGAGtatcatttaaaattaataaactCAGCAAAATATGAGATTGCTGATTATAGATACTATCaagatttttataaattgCATGCAAACATTTTGATGTCTACTCTAAACAGAGATGACCTGCCTTGTTTGCCAAGTCCTTCATTTTCTGGTTCTAATAATAGTGATACTATGGATGACGAAagaattcttctttttaataAGTATTTCGAAGATCTGTTGAGGTTCGTGATGAAAGAAGACTCATTACAACATATTATCGATGATTGGTTtactaataatataaatgaaCAGAAGGCCAATAAGAGACAATCgacaaaaattaaaataaaagcTCTAGTAAATAGTGACTACTATGCTATAAAATGTGATGATTACGAGATTGACTCCCTCACAAAACTAGAAAATGTGCTTATAAATAGAGTCAGTGCCTTATCGGTTATTACGTTAGCTGATACTCTCAAATTAGCAGCCAAAGTCGAAGGAACCAATGTTGTAGAGTTATCAGATAACGACACTTACCAAACAGTGTTGTCAGGTATCAAAAAGTTCCAAAAACT